A window from Chryseobacterium phocaeense encodes these proteins:
- a CDS encoding helix-turn-helix domain-containing protein, with the protein MDKIEFRIAFGKRVEKFRKKLGLSYRELAQKCDVDHSNISKIEKGEVDLRISTIQELSKGLEVHPQELFDFKIE; encoded by the coding sequence ATGGATAAAATTGAATTTCGAATAGCTTTTGGTAAAAGAGTTGAAAAATTTAGAAAGAAGTTGGGATTAAGCTATCGCGAGTTAGCTCAGAAATGTGACGTAGACCATAGTAATATCAGCAAAATTGAAAAAGGAGAAGTTGATTTAAGGATTTCAACAATACAGGAATTGTCTAAAGGCTTAGAAGTTCATCCTCAAGAATTATTTGATTTTAAAATAGAATAA